The genomic segment TTTTTCAGTAAATAAATTTCCTTATAAAGTTCATCCATATCCCGGTTTGTAGGCACAGGGAACTGCTGTTGAAGTACATCACAGAGTAAGTCATTTTTAGCTTCTCTATATTGTACCAATGATTTTATAGTATTATCCATTACCTGGGTATATTCTGAAGATTTAAGCAAAGTCATGTAATGACCTTCAAGAACCTTTACCCACATATTATAATAATCTTTAAAATCATGATTAATGTCACCTTGTTCTGCCATCTGTTCAATATTTTCCTGCATTACTGCTGATGCTTTTTCAAGAGGAATTGAGAACACATACAAAAACTCGGCAAGGGAGGTCTGAAAAAGGGTATATTTGTCAATAAGCCTGTTGATTTTTTCCTGGTGAAAACGATTTAATCCCAGGGCAGGAATCTTTAAAAACTTCTGAAACTCGTTTTCATAGATTTCACGGATAGTTTTAAAAGTATCCTGATCAATATCATCAAAATTATAGGCTTTTGTCTGCTGGCCTGCTTTTGATGCCCTTTCCATCCATTGTTTCTGCAATTCAAGAAAACCGTCCCATGTCTGCTGGGTAATTGAAGTCATAAAATCAGGAACAGCATCCATTCCTTTAAAGACTCCTGACAGGTTTTCAGGATTGCTGAAAGAGGAAAATAATGCCTGGAAATACTTGCTTCCCGAATCCCAGGCTTTTTTTGATTTTTGGGCAGGGCCTTTCGGGGTATCAGCAGTGCTGCCAAACATATCAGGCCAGCCAGGCTGCATTTTTGTAAGCCCTCCCAGAAAATCTGTTGCAGATTTCATCCAGTCTGCAAACATTTCTTCTGCACCGGTTTGTTTTTTGTCTTTACCATCCATATTTTCTGCTCCATTTCTTTTATTTTATGGTTCATGTTGAACATAAATAAAAAATTATACTAATTAATTATAAAATAACAATATCTTGAATGCAAGATATTTCAGGTATAAATTTTATTTATTTTCATCATCTTCACTTATAGAATGTCCCAAAAAAGAATGAAAAGGAGTCAGTTGATTAATGGTCTTTTCTGCCATAGCAGATAAATCAATACCGAGTTCAAGGCAGAGCTGAAATTGATTTTCCATATTTTTCTTATAATTCAAATAACTTCTGATTATCTGCTCCAGATTTTTTTCAAAAAATTCACTCAGGGAATTTTCTCCAAAACGTATTATTAAATGAAGCAGGGAAACAGGAAGAATCGTATTGTTCTTTTTTGTCTGCTCCATAATAATCTGGGTCAAAGTAAATGCAGTAACATCCTGGTTTGTCTTTAAATCAATAACTTCAACCTGTTTTCCCTGCCTGACCATGTCTGCAACATCATTGAGTGTTACATAAATACTTTGTTCTGTATCATACAACCGCCTGTTAGGGTATTTCTTAAGGGTTATTCGATGTGCCATATGTGTATGTCTTTCTATGTATAATTCTATTTAGATACGCTGCAGCCTGTTTTCTCCAAAAAATTGCAAAATATGTTACATTGCAGCATTTTTATTATATAAAACATGTTGGATATTTTAACCTTTATCAAAATAATAGTAATAAAGTCAAGTAAATATTAATCAAGATCAATTAAAAGTCCTGGTTGTTAAAAAATATTGTGCAATGCAATATTTATCCTTGACATTATAGCTTTTGAGTTTATAATACAATCATAGTTTATTGAAAAAAACTCCCTTTAATATTAAATTTATTTCTAAGGAGATAAAAAAATGATGGATGCAGGAAAAATCGCAAAACAAACTATTAATTTTCAGAAAAAAATCTTTGACAATGTATTTCAGAGCATGGGAACAATTCAGGATCAGACCGAGGAAATGACCTTTGCATTTTTAAAACAAATGCCCTGGATACCTGAACAAGGCCAGCAGGGTATTAAGGATGCAATTAAATCATACAAAAAGAATCGGGAAGACTTTAAAAAAGCTGTTGACGACAGTTTTGAAAAAATGGAAGAATTGTTTGAATCAAAACAATAGACCCTAAAATCTCTTTTGGAAATTTTTTATTAACTAAACACAACATACTATTAAGGATATAAATCAAATGGATCAAAAACAAATGCTTAAACAAATGTTAGATTTTCAGAAAGCTACTTTTGACAACTCTTTTCAGGCTATGACAACCTTGCAGGAACAGGGTGAAAAAATGGTAAGCACATTTTTAGATCAAGCAACCTGGCTTCCTGGTGAAGGAAAAAAAGCTATAAATGACTGGATAAATGCTTATCAGGAAGGCAGATCAAAATTCAAATCTGCTATTGAAGACAATTTTGCAAAGGTTGAAGAATATTTTGCAGGAAATAAAGAATAGATTCTGCAATAAAAATATGGTTTAATAATACGCATGAATATCTTGTGCCTGTTTCCTGCAAAGGACAGGCACAGGGACATTTAAATTTTAAATAAACAAATTAAATAAATGAGGTACAGTGATGTTTTTCTTAGACTGTAATCAATCTGCCTGTTCGCATGATGAAATTATGGAAAAAATGATTTCCCCGCTCCAGGCTGTTACAAATCAAATTGCTGCCACACAGAATTACTGTGCCGGTTATAATAAATATCTTAATGATTTTTTAATTCCTCTTTATGTTTCCACAAATTATTTCAGGGATGTGGAAATGAATAAATTAACAAAAGCAAGCCCAATGGAAAATTTTCAATCATATATGGATCTTATGTCATATAATTATGAACTTTCCAATCGAAGCCTTATAGCAAGCATGAGGGTTGTCAGTGAATATTTAAAAAAGGAACTTCCTCTTGCTACTGAAGCTTTTTTAAATACTTTACTTAATAAAGAGGGTGAAAATCTTGAATCTTTTACTGCCCGTCAGGCTGAGATGGCAGAGCTTGTTACAAAAACATATCCCAAGATTATAAGTGATATAGAACCTGAATATGGTTTTCATTTTGAGCGTGGGAAAAACATAAAATTTGCAGAAACCGACCGTTTTATAGTTTACCAGATTCTTCCAGTAGATGATAAGGTCAAGGTTCGTGAAGACGGAAAACCAGTGCTGATTATTCCGCCTTATGTTCTGGGAGCCAATATACTTGGTTTTTTACCTGGTGAAAATAGAAGCTATACCCATTGCTTTGCCAATCTTGGAATCCCCACATATATCAGGATTATGAAAGACATCAGTAGTACACCTGCACTTCAGGTTATGACATGTGAAAACGATACTCTTGATACACAGTTTTTTTGTGAAAAAATTAAATCACGGCATGGAAAACCAGTAACCTTAAACGGATACTGCCAGGGCGGTTTTATGGCTGTGTGCAATATTCTTTCAGGAAAACTGGATGGTCTTATTGATGCGCTTATTACATGTGTTGCTCCAATGGATGGAACCAAAAGCAAGGGTTTAAAACATTTCCTGGCAAGCCTTCCTCCCAGGTTCAGGGATCTGGCATATGGAACAAAAACCCTTCCTAACGGCAACAAGGTGGGAGACGGAGATCTCATGGGCTGGGTTTATAAATTAAAAAGCATTGAAGTAGAATCCCCTCTTGTTGTATTTTTCAGGGATATGATGATGTTAAGCCCTAAAAACGGCAAAACTGTTAAAGTCAGCAAAACTGCTGCTGCTCTTAATTACTGGCTTAGAAACGAGAGAAATGATCTGCCCCTTTCCATTACAGAGATGAGTTTTGCTTCATATACAGTACCTGTAACTAAAGACGGGACTTTACCTGTAAAACTTTTTGGTCAAGAGCTTAATTTTAAACGTATCAAGGAAAAAGGTTTAAAATGGCTCATATGCTATGGCAAACATGACGATCTTGTAGAAACTGACACAGCCCTGGCACCTCTTGAGTATGTTGATGCAGAGATTTCAGCGTTTCCCAAAGGTCATGTAGCTATTGCCACATCATGGTCTGATCCTGGATCTGCCTGTGCTTTGCACACACGTTTCGGCCCTGAAAACTATCGGGGACCTGTCCGCTTTCAGCTTGATCTTGATATAGAAATAGAACAAAGCAGAAAAAAAAATGAAAAATCTCAAGTATCTTCTCAAAAACCTGAGGAGCCTTTAAATGGATGAAAAATTTTTGGAATTATGGGGCAATCTCCTGTTAAGTGCTGCACGAGGCAAAAAACAGACCAATGATATTTTCAGATGGATGCAGAGTGGTTTTCCCAATTTAAATGAAACATCTGATAAGCCAGGCTTTCCTGATTTCAAAGATTTGTCTGAAATGTTTCACAGGCTCTACGGCCTGGATCAATTGTCAAACCGGAGCGAAGAATATAAAAAAATGTCAAATAAGGCATTAAAGGATTTTCAGCAATCCTTTAAAGACTATCTTTGTTCCATGGGAATTGTATCAAAAAATGAACACCTGGCATTAGTTGAAAAATATGAAAAATTAAAAGCAAAATGTGCAGATCAGGAAGAAACCATCAAACATCTGAAAATGCTCCTTGATTCAAAAGGAACAAATTCAGCAGAGACTTCATACCAGTTTCAGGATATAATAAAAAACCAGGGTGATTTATTTCAGAAAATGATGAATGATTTGGGTCATCATTTTAATAAAACAGGTTTAGATAAAACAGGTTTAGATAAAACGGAAGTTAACCCAGAAAAAGAAAGCTCTGAAAAGGAGGAATAAAGACAAATGCTTAATTTACAAGATCAAAACCAATTTTTACAAAAAATGACTGATTTTCAAAAAACAGCTATGGAAAGTTCATTAAAAACCATGGAAATTGGACAGACAAGAATGGAAAACATGATGCAGGTATTTTTAAAACATTCAGAATGGACTGTTGAAAAATGGCAGGGCGCAATGTCTGACTGGACTAAAATATATCAGCAGGGATATGAGTCATTTGCAAAAGCAGCAGAAAACAATTTTTCAAAAGTTGAAAAATTTATGAATAAAAGCTAAACCCTCTGTTCCTTTGCCCTTTGACAGGTACCGGGGAGCCATTATGTTTCCCCTGCCTGTCAATTACCCAGCCTTCCAACCTGTTCAAACATCAGTTTTCTTTCCCCTGAAATTAATTATTGTCATAAATCTGATTTAATGACATTATTTATTATTCA from the Desulfonema limicola genome contains:
- a CDS encoding poly(R)-hydroxyalkanoic acid synthase subunit PhaE → MDGKDKKQTGAEEMFADWMKSATDFLGGLTKMQPGWPDMFGSTADTPKGPAQKSKKAWDSGSKYFQALFSSFSNPENLSGVFKGMDAVPDFMTSITQQTWDGFLELQKQWMERASKAGQQTKAYNFDDIDQDTFKTIREIYENEFQKFLKIPALGLNRFHQEKINRLIDKYTLFQTSLAEFLYVFSIPLEKASAVMQENIEQMAEQGDINHDFKDYYNMWVKVLEGHYMTLLKSSEYTQVMDNTIKSLVQYREAKNDLLCDVLQQQFPVPTNRDMDELYKEIYLLKKKVKELSRQVNSDQ
- a CDS encoding polyhydroxyalkanoate synthesis regulator DNA-binding domain-containing protein — translated: MAHRITLKKYPNRRLYDTEQSIYVTLNDVADMVRQGKQVEVIDLKTNQDVTAFTLTQIIMEQTKKNNTILPVSLLHLIIRFGENSLSEFFEKNLEQIIRSYLNYKKNMENQFQLCLELGIDLSAMAEKTINQLTPFHSFLGHSISEDDENK
- a CDS encoding metal transporter codes for the protein MEKMISPLQAVTNQIAATQNYCAGYNKYLNDFLIPLYVSTNYFRDVEMNKLTKASPMENFQSYMDLMSYNYELSNRSLIASMRVVSEYLKKELPLATEAFLNTLLNKEGENLESFTARQAEMAELVTKTYPKIISDIEPEYGFHFERGKNIKFAETDRFIVYQILPVDDKVKVREDGKPVLIIPPYVLGANILGFLPGENRSYTHCFANLGIPTYIRIMKDISSTPALQVMTCENDTLDTQFFCEKIKSRHGKPVTLNGYCQGGFMAVCNILSGKLDGLIDALITCVAPMDGTKSKGLKHFLASLPPRFRDLAYGTKTLPNGNKVGDGDLMGWVYKLKSIEVESPLVVFFRDMMMLSPKNGKTVKVSKTAAALNYWLRNERNDLPLSITEMSFASYTVPVTKDGTLPVKLFGQELNFKRIKEKGLKWLICYGKHDDLVETDTALAPLEYVDAEISAFPKGHVAIATSWSDPGSACALHTRFGPENYRGPVRFQLDLDIEIEQSRKKNEKSQVSSQKPEEPLNG